The sequence below is a genomic window from Thalassobaculum sp. OXR-137.
AGCGCGTCGATCTCGCGCACGAGGTGGCCCTTCCCCAGGCCGCCGATGGCCGGGTTGCAGGACATCACGCCGATGGTGTCGCGCCGGTGGGTGACGAGGGCCGTGCGCGCGCCCATGCGCGCTGCGGCGGCCGCCGCTTCCGAGCCGGCGTGCCCTCCGCCGACGACGATGATGTCAAAGGAGCTCATGACCCTGAGATACGCAGCCCCACCGCCGCTGTCAAAGCCTGCGCGACGTTCGCCCCGGATCGGCGGTGTTTCACGTGAAACAGGCCACCCTTTTTACGCTATTTGCCCAGACAGAATTCCCCGAAGATCCGGTCCAGAATCTCCTCCACATCCACGCGGCCCAACACCCGCCCCAGCGAGGCGGCGGCGAGACGCAGATCCTCCGCCGCGATTTCCAGCGGCACGCCAGAGGCGAGACCCTCCCGACAGCGCCGTACGGCATCGCGGGAAACGGCCACCGCCTCGCGATGACGCGCCCGGTTCAGCGCCACCGAACCCACCCGATCCATCCGTTCGGCCAAGGCCGCGGCCAGGGCGGCCATGAAGGCCTGGGTCCCCGCCCCGGTCCGGGTCGACAGGCCGATCCACGGTTCGGGGACCAGTCCGTCGATCAGATCGATCTTGGTGGCCACGGCCAGCGCAGTGTCCTCGGCCAGATACCGTTGCATCGCCGCGCGACCGGCCTCCCCCTCCCCGGCATCGGCCAGGACAAGCGTCAGGTCGGCCGCTTCGGCCCGCGCCAGGGCCCGCCGTACTCCTTCCGCCTCGATCTCGTCGGGGGTTTCGCGCAGTCCGGCGGTATCCGCTACCGTGGCCGCATACCCGTCGATATCGAGGTGAACCTCCAACACGTCACGGGTCGTGCCGGCGGTCGCGCTGACGATCGCAACATCACGTTTTGCCAACCAGTTAAGAAGGGAAGACTTGCCCGCATTCGGCACTCCCACGATGGCGATTCGGAGCCCCTCACGGATCCGTTCGGCCCGACTACCATCGACCAGAGCTGCGTCCATCTCCGCTTCCAGAGAGGAGAGCGAGTCGCGGATCTGCTGCTGCAGGGTTTCGGGCAGATCCTCGTCCGGAAAATCGATGAAGGCCTCCAGCCGGGCCATGGCGGCGACCAGAACCTCCCGCCAACCGTCCAGGGCCGCCTCCAGACCGCCCGTCGCCTGGGCGATCGCCTGGCGCCGCTGCGCGTCGGTCTCCGCATCGACCAGATCGAGAATGCCTTCGGCCCGGGTCAGGTCGATCCGGTCGTTCAGAAAGGCCCGGCGGGTGAACTCGCCCGGATCGGCGAGGCGCAATCCCGGCAGCGCGCCCAGTCGGCCGCAGACTGCCGCCAGCACCGCCCGCCCGCCATGCAGATAGAGCTCGACCAGATCCTCGCCCGTCGCACTGGCAGGCCCCGGAAAGGCCGCGACCATCGCCTCGTCCAACACCTCGTTCCTGCTGGAATCCTGCAGGACTCGCAGCGAAACCCGGCGCGCCGGCGGCACATTGCCCGCGAGGTCGCGCAGGGCCTCGAAGGCGTGCGGACCGGAGATCCGTACGATCGCCAGCGCCGCCCGGCCGGGCGCGGTCGCCGGAGCGAAGATGGTATCCTGCTCCACCGTCTCAGCCTTATGCTGTGGATCCTGTGCCCGTCTTTATCAGGCCCGTCGCCATGCTTGCCAGCGATCTCGACACCCCCGTGGGCCGCCTGCGTGCCGTGAGCGACGGCGAGGCCCTGGTCCGCGTCACCTGGATCCCCCACGCCGGCACCGTCCCTCCCGAGGGCGACGCCGTTTCACGTGAAACGGTGCGCCAGCTCGCCGCCTATTTCGCCGGCGAGCTGACCGTGTTCGATCTGCCCCTGCGCTTCCAGGGCGGTTCCGCCTTCGAACGGGACGTGTGGCAGGCCATGCGCGCGATCCCCTATGGGGAGACCTGGACCTACGGCGATCTGGCCGAGCGCATCGGCGGGGTCGCCCGCGCCGTCGGCGGCGCCTGCGGCCGCAATCCGATCCCCGTCGTCGTTCCCTGTCACCGGGTGGTCGGCGCCAGCGGAAAGCTGGTCGGCTTCTCCGGCGGCGATGGGGTCGAAAGCAAGCGCCAGCTCCTGGATCTGGAGCGCGGACAGGCGTCCCTGTTCTGAGCGACCCCCTCGGCGCGTCGGACACGTTGTTCGGGGCGCGTTGTTCATCGGGCCCCGGCTTTGCTACGGTCGCGCCCAGACACGCCGGACCCACCAGCGAACTAAGGGAGCGCCCCATGTCCACCGTTACCGTCACCGCCGCCGATGGCGGCAGCTTCAGCGCCTATGTCGCCAAGCCGTCCTCCGGCACGCCGACCGCCGCCGTGGTCGTCATTCAGGAGATCTTCGGCGTGAACCAGGTCATGCGGGACCTGACCGACGCCTATGCCGCCCAGGGCTACCTGGCGATCTGCCCGGACCTGTTCTGGCGGATCGAGCCAGGGATCGACATCACCGACAAGACCGAGGCCGAATGGCAGAAGGCGTTCGACCTGTTCGGCAAATTCGACGTCGACATGGGTGTGAAGGACCTGATCGCCACCCTCGCCCACGTCCGCGGCATGGACGGCTGCAACGGCAAGGCCGGCTCCGTCGGCTACTGCCTGGGCGGCAAGCTGGCCTATCTGATGGCGACGCGCTCCGACGCGGATGCCAATGTCAGCTTCTACGGCGTCGGCCTGGACGAGCTGATCGGCGAGGCGGACAAGATCACCCGCCCCTATCTCTGCCACGTGGCCGAGAAGGACGGCTTCGTGCCGCCGGAGGCGCAGGCCACCTTCGTGCCGGTGCTGGAAGCCAACAGCCACGCCACCGTGCATGTCTACAAGGGCCAGGACCACGCCTTCGCCCGGGTCGGCGGCCAGCATTACGACAAGGCCTCGGCCGACCTGGCCAACGGCCGGACGACGGAATTCTTCAAGGCCCATCTGGCCTAACCGGTTTCGCCACATAATTCCCGTGCCTCCAGGCACGGCACTGCTGCCCGCGAGGACGGTTCACGCCTCGCGGGTCCTGGAGCAAATCACGCTCGGATCTTTCGATCTGCGCGTGTGAATTTGCTCTATCTCGCTCTGGCGTAGCCAAGCAAAACAAGAACAGGGAAGAGGGAGAACATCCCATGGTCAAAGCCATCCGCATGCATGAGCAGGGCGGCCCCGAGGTGATGAAGCTCGAGGACGTCGACCTGCCGAAGCCCGCCGCCGGCCAGGTGCAGATCAAGCACAGCGTCATCGGCCTGAACTACATCGACACCTATCACCGCTCGGGCCTGTACCCCCTGCCCCTGCCCTCGGGCATCGGCATGGAAGCCTCCGGCACCATCGAGGCGGTGGGCGACGGCGTCACCGACTTCGCCATCGGCGACCGGGTCGCCTATGCCGCCCCGCCGCCAGGCTCCTATGCCGAGGCGCGGAACCAGGACGCGAGCAAGGTCGTGAAGGTCCCGGACAGCGTCAGCGACAAGCTCGCCGCGGCGATGATGCTCCAGGGCATGACCGTGCAGTACCTGATCCGGCAGATCTACAAGGTCGGCCCGGGCGACACGATCCTGATCCACGCCGCCGCCGGCGGTGTCGGCCTGATCCTGTGCCAATGGGCGAAGCATCTGGGTGCCACGGTCATCGGCACGGTCAGCTCCGACGAGAAGGCCGAGCTCGCCAAGAAGAACGGCTGCGATCATCCGATCATCTACACCCGCGAGAACTTCGTGGACCGGGTGATCGAGATCACCGACGGCAAGAAGGTCCCGGTCGTCTATGACAGCATCGGCAAGGACACCTGGCCGATGAGCCTCGACTGCATCGCGCCCACCGGCATGATGGTGAGCTTCGGCCAGGCCTCGGGTCCGATCCCGCCGGTCGATCTCGGCATCTTCGCCGCCAAGGGCTCGCTGAAGTTCACCCGGCCGACCCTGATGACCTATACGGCGACAAAGCCGTTGCTCGACGCCTGTGCGGCGGACCTGTTCGACGTGGTCGGCAAGGGCGCGGTGAAGGTCGCGGTCAATCAGGAATACGCCCTGGCCGATGCGGTGCAGGCGCATATCGACCTGGAAGGCCGCAAGACCACGGGATCGACTGTTCTGATCCCGTAATGAGGACCAAGTGTTTCACGTGAAACACCGAGTACCGACACGCTGACAGTCATGCGCCGCCGCCAGGAGAGATCCGGGTGGCGGCGTTTCGCCGTTCACGGAGGGAGTCACCGGTGGATAAAGCTATGTTCGACGCCTACTGCGCCGCCCTCCCCGCCGCGTTCCATGTGGTGCAGTGGGGCGGCGCCACGGTCTGGAAGGTCGGGGACGGTAACCAATCGAAGGTCTTCGCGATCGCCGGCTGGGGCGACGGGAGCCGCCCGGCCTATACGTTCAAGGTATCGCCGGTTGCCTATGAGATGCTGCGGGAGGAACCCGGATTGCGGCCGGCCCCCTATCTGGCCTCGCGCGGGATGAAATGGATCCAGCAATACGCGGACCCGGGGCTCAGCGACGAGAATCTGAAAGCGTATCTGGCGGAATCCCACCGGCTGGCCGCGCGCAATCTCACCAAGAAACAGCGGATCGCGCTGGGCCTGCCGTAATTAGTTCGGAAAGTCGGAGCCCAACCCGAGGGTCAGCTCGCCGGCGCGGCGGAGGCCGGCGGAACGGCGTTCGGATTGACGCCCACCGGCAGCAGCAGCCACATCCGCCCGGGCGCGGCCATCGCGCCGGCCTTCTCGCCGGCTGCATCGCCCGATCCCCAGAAGAAATCGCCGCGGATCGGCCCGCGGATCGCGCCGCCGGTATCCTGCGCCACCATCAGCCGCCGCAATCCGCCCTCCGACCCATAGTCGATATCGACCCAGATCGGCACGCCGAGCGCATGTTTCGTGCGGTCGACCGCAAGGGAGCGCTGCGCCGTCAGCGCCACGCCCTGGGCGCCGATCGGCCCCTCGCCGGTCAATTCCCGGAAGAAGATGTAGGACGGATTGAGGTTCATCACCGCGTGCATCTGGTCCGGATGGGCATCCAGCCAGGCCCGGATCGCCTGCATCGACATCTCCTCCTTCGGCACCAGCCCCTCGCTGATGAGATGGCGGCCGATGGGGAAATAGATGTGGCCGTTATGGCCGTCATAGCCGACCCGCGTGCGGCTCCCGTCCGGCAGGCGGATCAGGCCGGAGCCCTGAATATGCAGGAAGAACGCGTCGATCGGATCGGCCAGATACAGGATCGGCTGCACCTTGCCGGACAAGGACCCGGCTTCGATCTCGGCCCGGCTGTCATAGGGCTTCAGGCGAAAGCCTTCGATCCGGCCGGCGATGCGCTCGCCCTTCATGCTGTCGCGGAAATCGCCCAGATCCACCAGGATCAGATCGTCGGGACGCGGAAAGATCGGCACGGAATACGGCGCGGTATCGACCCGCGCGCCGGACAGCTCCGGCTCGTAATAGCCGGTGAACAGATCGTTGTCCGGCTCTGAATCCGTGGCCTTCCAGACGGTGAACTGTTCCTCGAACACGGCGCGGGCGGCGGCGGTGTCGCCCGGTGCGACAGTCTCCATTGCCGAACAGGACGCCCGCCAATCGCCGACGGTGCCGAAGCGGATGCCCGGGCCGAGCGGCTTGGAGTCGTCTCCGCGCAGCATCCGGGAGCAGGAGCGCCGCATGGCCGGGACCGCGGCGGCGACGTCGTCGTCGGACCAGCCGGGCAGATCGGCGAAGCCGGCCCGCGCCAGCTGGAGGGTACCGCCGTCGGAGGTTTCCGGCGGCTGATCGGCCGAACAGGCCGCCAGCGCGCCCAGCAGCAGCGAGGCCGCGAGTGCGCGGAGGCCGCTCTTATTCTTCGGGGACACGGGCGGCGACCAGTTCCCAATTCGGATCGCTGGACCGGGTATCCCGCTCGAAGGTCCAGATATCGGTAAGGACCTCGATCTTGTCGGGATCGCCGTCGACCACCTTACCGTCGGCATCACGGGTGACCTTCACCTGCTCGGTGACGAATTCGACCGTCACCCGGGCCTCATGGCCCTCCAGCTCCGCCCCGGTGATCTCGGTGGAGCGGAAGCTGACGATGGTGGTCTCCTGGGTCTCGTTCGCCTGCTCGCGCTCTTCGATCGCCTGGACGAAGCCGCCATAGAGCGGGCCGGAAATCAGCGTCTTCAGGGTGTCCACGTCGCCGGCCGCATATGCCTGGACGATCATCTCGAAGGCGCCGCGGGCACCGACGACGAAGTCCTTGTCGTCGAAATCCTGGTCGGCCAGCTTGATCCGCATCAGCGTAGCGGTCAGGGGATCGCGCTCATCCAGATCGTCGGCATCGGGCACTGTCGCCCGGTCCGGTAGGGAGATGATGTTGTCCTGCGCGCTCTCATTGGCCGCTTCGGGCGCACTGAACGGATCGGGTCGCTGCTTCTCGTGACCGGTCCGCCGACCGAGCACGCTGCGGAGTTTCAAAATCAGAAACCCTGCGATCATCGCATAGAGGATGATTTCGAAGAGTGGAAAACCGGATCCCATGTCTGTTGCGCCCTCCGGGTGGACCGAGCCGCACCCTCCCGTTTAGAGTGCCCGCCCCGGACAGCGTTGCCACGGCGGTCGCGGCGCCGGTGCATCCAAGATGGTGCGGGCATCGCTTCGATTGACATCGGGACTAATTCTCGATGCCTGTGGTGTAGATAGGGCCTCGATATCCGAAGGGCAAGCATGGGCTTAGTCATTCTCTTCATTCTCATCGGTATTCCCGCAGTCGAGTTATGGCTGCTCATTGAGGTGGGCAGCGAGATCGGCGCCGGGCCGACCATTGCCCTCATCATCCTGACCGCGGTGCTGGGGACATTGCTGTTCCGCGTCCAGGGTCTGGCGACGCTGGAGCGGCTGCGCGCCCATATCGACCGGGGAGAGACGCCGGTCGGCGAAGTGGTGTCCGGGTTCGGACTGCTGTTCGCCGGTCTGCTGCTGCTGATCCCCGGTTTCGCGACGGACGCGCTCGGGTTCCTGCTGTTCATTCCGCCGGTGCGGCGATGGCTCGCCACGCTGCTGATCGCCTATATCGTTTCACGTGGCGGCTCGACGATCTTCGTGAACCTGCGCGGTGGGCAGGGCCCGGGGCCGCGCGCGCCGGGCGGGCCGGGCGACATCATCGACGGCGAGTTCGAGGACCTGTCGGACCGGGACAGCACCGGCAGACCGGAAGACCGGAACGCCGGCGACACCCCGCCCTCCCTCGACCGCCCCCCCCACGACCGACCCAGGGACTGACCGCCCATGTACCTGCTGCGCCATGGCGAGAGCGAATTCAACGTCCACTTCTCCAAGACCCGCATCGATCCGGGCATCGAGGATCCCGCCCTGACCGAGACGGGCCGGGCCCAGGCCGCTGCGGCCGCGGAGCATCTTCGGGACCTGCCGATCCGCCGGGTCGTGGCCAGCCCCTATCGGCGGACCCTGCAGACCGCCGAGATCGTCGCCGGCCGGCTCGGCCTGGCCATCGAGATCGAGCCCCTGGTCCGCGAGCGCTGCTGGTTCGTCTGCGATGTGGGGACGCCGACCTCCAAACTGCGCCAGGACTGGCCGTCCCTCTCCTTCGGCGACCTGCCGGAGCGGTGGTGGCCCGACGGCGGCGAGAACGAGGAAGAGCTCGGCCTGCGCTGCAGCGCCTTCCGGGAGAAGCTGGGCGCCGAGACCAACTGGGACGACACCGTCTTCGTCAGCCATTGGGCCTTCATCCGCGGATTGACCGGCATGGCGGTGCCGAATGGTACCCTGCTTGCCCTGCACCGGGGGCTGGCCGCCACTATTGTCCACACTTCCCAGTCGTGTTAGCGAAGCGCAGCTAATTCTGTCCGCAAGCGGACGCTAGACCCGGGATCCTTCATGTCCGACACAAACCTCGCCACCGACCCGAATACGATGCAGGCGACGTCGATGCCGCTGCAGATCAATGCGCAGTACATCAAGGACTTCTCCTTCGAGAACCCGCGCGCGCCGGCCAGCCTGCGCCCGCAGTCCTCGCAGCCGCGGATCGACGTCAACGTGGACGTCCAGGCGTCGAAGGTCTCCAAGGACGAAGAGCTGTTCGAAGTCGTCCTGAAGATCACCGCCACCGCGAAGGTCGAGAACGATCCGCTGTTTCTGGCGGACCTGACCTATGCCGGTCTGTTCACCCTGCAGCCGATGGACGAGAACTCTCTGCACGCCGTCCTGCTGGTCGAGTGCCCGCGCCTGCTGTTCCCGTTCGCCCGCGCCATCGTGGCCGACGCCACCCGCGACGGCGGGTTCCCACCGCTGCTGATCCAGCCGGTCGACTTCGCGTCGATGTACCGGCAGAGCAAGGACTCCGCCATCGGCACGCCGGTCGCCTCGGCCTAAGCCGCGATATAAGTATCTGAATTAAAATATAAAGCCCGGTCGGACAGCGCTCCTGCCGGGCTTTTTTCAGGACCCGGCGCCGTTGAGCCAGAGCGGGCTTTTCAGCTTCTCCAGGAAGGCTGCATGGGCCGCCGCCTCCTCCGGGCTCGGCGCATGGGGTCTCGGCTCGCGGTACACCCGGTCGATCCGCTCGATCGTCTTCGGCCCGTCTCCGGTCGCGGCCGCCCCCCGGTTCTCCTCGGCCGGCGGCGCCATCAGGTCGGGCTGCCGCCCGCCGATCAGCTCAAGATAGACCGACGCCAGCAGATCGGCGTCGATCAGCGCGCCGTGAAGCGACCGGTTGGAATTGTCGATCTCGAAACGCCGGCACAGGGCGTCCAGGCTCACCTGAGCACCCGGATATTTGCGGCGGGCCATGGCGACCGTGTCCAAGGCCCGGGCCATCGGGATCGGCGGACGACCCAGCAGCTGGAGTTCCTTGTTGAGGAACTTCATGTCGAAGCTGGCGTTGTGGATCACCAGGGTCGCGTCGCCCAGGAACTCCATCACCTCGTCCGCCAACGCGGCGAAGACCGGATAGCCGGACAGGAACTCCGCCGACAGGCCGTGGACCCGGAAGGCCTCCTCCGGCATGTCGCGCTCGGGGTTGAAGTAGTGATGCAGCGTGCGTCCGGTGGGGACGTGATTGATCAGCTCCAGACAGCCGATTTCTACGACCCGGTCGCCGGTCTCAGGGTCGAGACCCGTCGTCTCCGTATCGAGCACGATTTCCCGCATGCAGCCCTCTTTCCGTCCCCGAGCCCGCGCCGGAGCCCGGTCACCAGCCGTTTCACCGACCGCATGGTATAGGCCCGGCCGAGCCCCGTGTGAATCACCCGGTCGGCCCGGCGGCGCTTCTCCGCGTCCGGCATCTGTTTCGCCAGGATACTTGCCAGGCGCTGTGCCGTCATCCCGGGTCGGGCCATCACCCGCTGGCGCTGGATGAAGCCCGGGGCGCTGACCACGGCGACAAGGTCGCACAGGAGATGGCTGCTGCCCTCCAGCAGAAGCGGGACGTCGAGAACCACGATGGGCCGGCGGTGCCGGCGGGACTGTCTGAGAAACCGGCGGGTGCGGGCGCCGACCAGCGGATGGACGATCGATTCAAGCCGCCTCAGGGCGACCGGATCCCCGAACACCCGGGCGCCCAGGGCCGGCCGGTCCACCGCGCCCTCGCGCACCGCCTCGGGAAACGCCGCGGCGATCGGAGCGACCGCCTCGCCGCCAGGCCGCATCATCGCATGAACGACCGCGTCGGAATCATGCAGCGGAATGCCGAGCCGTCGGAACATGTTGGCCGTCGTGCTCTTGCCCATGCCGATGGAGCCGGTCAGACCGACGACGATCATCGGGCGAGCACACCATGGGTCCGCAGGAACTCCAGAAGCTGCAGCAGGGGCAGGCCGAGGACCGTGAAATAGTCCCCCTCCACCCCGGTGAAGAGCTGCGCGCCGAGGCCTTCGAGCTGATAGGCGCCGACCGAAGCGAACACGTCTTCCCCGACAACATCCAGATATCTTTCGATGAATTCGTCCGAGAGCGGCCGGACGCGCATGGTCACGCTGTCCATCGCATGCCAGATCCGGCTGCCGGCACGGGCGACCACCACGGCGGTCACGAGCCGGTGGGTCTTGCCGGACAGGGCCTTCAGCGTGGCCTGGGCATGGTCGCGGTCGACCGGCTTCTCGAACCAGACCCCGCCGCAATCCAGCATCTGGTCGGAACCGATGACCAGGGCGTCCGGGTGCTTGCGCGAGATCGCAATGGCCTTCAGCTCGGCGAGCACGGTGGCCACATCCTCGGTCGTCGCATTCTCCGCGCGCAGGCTGTCCCGCACCGACCCCTCGTCCACGCCGGGGACGTCGATGGTGAAGGGCACGCCTGCGTTGCGCAGCAACTCGGCGCGGAACCGGCTGCCCGAGGCGAGCACCACCGGAAGGGTGCCGCCGGCCTCGCCCAGCAAGCGGGGAGCCTTGGTCTCAGTCATTGCCGGCCTCGCGCGCTTCGAAATGCTGCAGAACCGCGGCCGAGGTCTCCTCGATGGAGCGCCGGGTGACGTCGATCACCGGCCAGCCGTTCTTGGTGAACATGCGGCGGGCTTCCGCCACTTCCTTGCGCACCTGTTCCATGGCCACGTAGTCGGTCTCCTCGCGCTGCTTGAGCATTAGCACCCGGTTGCGCCGGACCTGGATCAGCCGGGCCGGGTCGGTGGTGAAGGCGACCACCAGCGGCCGCTTCAGGTGGAAGATCTCGTCCGGCGGCGGGACGTCGGGGACGATCGGCACATTGGCGGTCTTGTATCCGCGGTTGGCCAGATAGAGCGAGGTCGGCGTCTTCGACGTCCGCGACACGCCGACGATGACGATGTCCGCCTCCTCCAGATCGTGGACCTGCTGGCCGTCGTCATGGGCCAGGGTGAAGTCCATCGCCTCGATGCGGTTGAAATAGGCCGCGTCCATCTCGTGCTGGCGGCCCGGCCGGGGATGAGATTCCCGGCCCATGTAGTTGGCCAGGGTCATCACGATCGGATCGAGCACCGGCAGGCACGGCACCTCGATGCGCCGGCACGCCTCCTCCAGCCGGCGGCGCAGCTCGGGATCGACCAGGGTGAACAGCACCGGGCCCGGATTGGCCTCCACCCCGGCGATCACCTTGTCCAGATAGCTGCCGGTGCGGACCAGCGACCAGACATGCTCTTTCGCCCGCACATCCTCGAACTGCACCAGGCAGGCCCGGGCGATCTGGTGATTGGTCTCGCCGGTCGCGTCGGACACCAGATGCAGGTGGAGAAGGTCGGTCGCGCTCATCCACCGACGCCCTGGGGAGAACTCCCGTGAAACCCGGGATAAGTCGTGCAGAAGCCGGTGGCGTCGAAATTGCTCAAGGGTCACCTCGATTCACTACCCCCGTCTGTCCGAGGGTGGACAAGTTTACCGGCCCGGCGGGACAACGTCACCGGCCGCGCACTTGTCCAGACTGTCCCCGTTATCCCCATGTTTCAATTCCGCCGTAACCGCCAGCATTCCTGCGGCCGTTGAAGGAGTTGTTCGGCGATCGCTCCCCGTCGACGCGACCCGATTCACGAAACCGACAAGTCTGTGGACAACCGGTGGACCGGATTTGATCCCCAGGATTCCACCCCCCAACCACTTCAACTCCCTATCTTTTAAAAAGAGTAATGAGGTAGAGAAGTTGTGCAGAAAAACAGGGAGCAAGGCATGTCGGGCATCCCGTTGTTAGACACGCTGAACGGCCGAGTCGGGTCGCCGCCGCCGGTCTGGCTGATGCGCCAGGCCGGGCGCTATCTGCCCGAGTACAAGGAAACGCGGAAACTGGCCGGCGGTTTCGTCGACCTGTGCCTGAACCCGGAGCTGGCCTGCGAAGTGACGATGCAGCCGATCCGGCGCTTCGGCTTCGACGCGGCGATCCTGTTCTCCGACATCCTGATCGTGCCCTACGGCGTCGGCCGTCGGCTCGAGTTCGTGGAAGGGCGCGGCCCGGTCCTCGATCCGATCGAACGCGAGGAGGAGATCCCGCCCTTCGATGCGGACGCCTTCCATGCCAAGGTCGGCAACGTCTACGAAACCGTGGCGCGCCTGCGCGAGGCGCTGCCGAAGGACGTGGCGCTGATCGGGTTCGCCGGCAGCCCCTGGACCGTCGCCTCCTACATGGTCGAGGGCGGCAGCAGCCGGGACTACGCCAAGCTCAAGGGCTGGGCCTATGGGCGGCCCCAGGGCTTCGCCAAGCTGATGGATCTGCTGGTCGACGCCACGGTGGCCTATCTGGACCGCCAGGTGGCCGCCGGCGCCCAGGTGGTGAAGCTG
It includes:
- a CDS encoding nucleoside triphosphate pyrophosphatase, whose translation is MTETKAPRLLGEAGGTLPVVLASGSRFRAELLRNAGVPFTIDVPGVDEGSVRDSLRAENATTEDVATVLAELKAIAISRKHPDALVIGSDQMLDCGGVWFEKPVDRDHAQATLKALSGKTHRLVTAVVVARAGSRIWHAMDSVTMRVRPLSDEFIERYLDVVGEDVFASVGAYQLEGLGAQLFTGVEGDYFTVLGLPLLQLLEFLRTHGVLAR
- a CDS encoding pyruvate, water dikinase regulatory protein, whose translation is MSATDLLHLHLVSDATGETNHQIARACLVQFEDVRAKEHVWSLVRTGSYLDKVIAGVEANPGPVLFTLVDPELRRRLEEACRRIEVPCLPVLDPIVMTLANYMGRESHPRPGRQHEMDAAYFNRIEAMDFTLAHDDGQQVHDLEEADIVIVGVSRTSKTPTSLYLANRGYKTANVPIVPDVPPPDEIFHLKRPLVVAFTTDPARLIQVRRNRVLMLKQREETDYVAMEQVRKEVAEARRMFTKNGWPVIDVTRRSIEETSAAVLQHFEAREAGND
- the hemE gene encoding uroporphyrinogen decarboxylase — translated: MSGIPLLDTLNGRVGSPPPVWLMRQAGRYLPEYKETRKLAGGFVDLCLNPELACEVTMQPIRRFGFDAAILFSDILIVPYGVGRRLEFVEGRGPVLDPIEREEEIPPFDADAFHAKVGNVYETVARLREALPKDVALIGFAGSPWTVASYMVEGGSSRDYAKLKGWAYGRPQGFAKLMDLLVDATVAYLDRQVAAGAQVVKLFDSWAGAAPESVFQRAVIEPTAEIVRRLKALHPEVKVIGFARGAGAMTRGYAAATGIDGLALDSTIPLAMACALQADIPVQGNLDPIALVTGGDALKAETDRILEALSGGPFIFNLGHGIVPQTPPENVAALLKHIRG